One window of Quercus robur chromosome 5, dhQueRobu3.1, whole genome shotgun sequence genomic DNA carries:
- the LOC126728829 gene encoding uncharacterized protein LOC126728829: MRRKVLLDGQCEVCHTDVESLSHIFWDCAFVHEVWDVSKLFPSNSRVHFHSFMDMLWYGVMEADWEQTKIERIVMVAWAIWNNWNKIRVGGTKKSSQQVVYSALDFLAKFQEGVCAASVPSSSNQTH; encoded by the coding sequence TATGTCATACAGATGTAGAGTCATTGAGCCATATTTTCTGGGATTGTGCCTTTGTTCATGAAGTTTGGGATGTGTCGAAGCTGTTTCCATCAAACTCGCGGGTCCACTTTCATTCTTTTATGGATATGTTGTGGTATGGGGTTATGGAAGCCGATTGGGAGCAGACCAAGATTGAACGGATTGTTATGGTGGCTTGGGCAATTTGGAATAATTGGAATAAGATCAGAGTTGGGGGTACCAAGAAATCAAGTCAACAGGTGGTTTATAGTGCGTTGGATTTTTTGGCAAAATTCCAAGAAGGTGTTTGCGCTGCCTCTGTACCGAGCTCAAGTAACCAAACTCACTAG